One Oncorhynchus mykiss isolate Arlee chromosome 9, USDA_OmykA_1.1, whole genome shotgun sequence genomic window, ggcgtattgtgtgtagatggttgagagaacatatatattttatccattttaaattcagggtgtaacaaaatgtggattaagtcaaagggtatgaattattgtattattgtattaCTACATGTttgaacattaaaaaaaaaactaaaacaatccATTTACTATTGCAGTTGTCTCCAGCTCTGGTATAGGACTGTCATGAATTACTAAACCAAGGGTGTGCAGATATCCTGAGCAAATAAATCATCTTTAATAATCTTTTTGTATTGGGACCGGCGCATTTGCAATGCACGTGTACAGAGTTGACACATAGTCAGTTAACTTAATATGAAAGTTAAGTGTATTTGCTTGACATTGCATTCATTACCTGGCAGGAGTAGAACTGGAGGACAGGCGCTTCCCAAAGAGCGTGTTATACTGGCGTAGTCCACCGGGGGGTGCTAACAACAGACATTAAAACAATAGACAGACCATAAGCACAGGGCTTTAGCTGGAGCTTAATTCGAGAGATCAAGTGTAATTAGGTGGTAAGAGTACTTTAAATCACTTAGACATAGGATGCAAAGTTTCCACTCTGAGAGCTTGAGTCGTCAAGGTGTAAATGTATTGAGTgtaaaagtgtaaaaaaaaaatcaactgcTCTAGAGTTCAACGCTATATTCATCAAATTAAACTATGACACAGAAAAACAATACCTATCTGATTGCCTGGGGGAGAAGTAGTATGTATTGAATCATGGGAATAAAACAATATATGTTTAAACATGCCCAAAGCATTGTTCCTGCACATTTATGTTAGCATTAGTTATGTTAGCATTTAGTAGCATTGCTAAATCAAAACAGAAACATATTTCCAAAGTCATTCTGCTACAACCCAGCGGTGTAGCATTCAGAGCTGAAAGCACAATGGGAATTATAAACGTTATGCAATGTAGCTGACAACAAccttttatctctgtctctcacatacatgcacacacacacacacacatacacacacacacacacacacacacacacacacacacacacacacacacacacacacacacacacacacacacacacacacacacacacacacacacacacacacacatacaccccccccccccactcactcCTTGTACCCTTACCTGTAAGTCCTGGTCCAGTTGCAGGTCCGGGTGATGTGTCAGGGAAGACACTGTTCAGTTGGGACAGGGCAGCGTAGCGGTcctggtggtctgtgtgtgtgttggggccgGGGGCTGGGGGGGCGACGCTGAGGGCACTGCGACTGTGCTGTTGGCTGAGCCCTCCAAAGTCCACACTCAGAGACTTAGGGAAGGCCCTGAAGGGAGCTGAGCCCCCCGAGGAGGCCACTGTACGACCTGGGAGAGCCAACAAAAAGATGGCCGACATAAGGAAGGCTGGGGGTGAGTTcgaaatggctccctattccctctatagtgtactacatttgaccagggccaaagtagtgaactatataggtaatagagtGCATTTCAGACACAGCCCATGCATTTGTTTTTCTGACCATATGACCTGACCAGGCAATAGCCTCAACAGTCCAATATGGCAAATATAACCTCAATTCCTTATTGGGGCAATACTAGCTTTGCataaacatttagcatgctaCATGTATTAGCAGCCAGCAGGATTTGGActgaatcatagcctactttaTCATACACTTCTTCATAGCATACTTATTTGGAATGTCAATGTGCATGATTAGAACTGTGACCCATATAGCTCACTACACTACTGCACCACAGCATGGTGGAATACCATTGGGCCCTCGTTGAAAGGAGCATTGGCTACTCTCTAAAAATAGTTTTAAatgtgttatctctctctctctctctctctctctctctctcgctctctctccctccctccctccctccctccctccctccctccctccctccctccctccctccctctcagggtACAGTGTGTCTCTCCTTGACCTGGCCAGGCTTGAGATACACATTTACTACTGTTTTACAGGAAATTATGCAGTATGCACAACCACCAaatctattctattattttctattctattccGCTGAATAACCATTCAGCACACTTTCAAATACTGTACAGGTTAGTGCCTTACCTAAAGTGAAGTTGTTTTTGAAAGTGCTACTGGCTAAGGAGGTAAAcgtgaagagagagaaggaaaaagagaaagaaaaagagggaCCAGAGATGGGGAAGAAAATGAGAGATATGTAGGTAGAAGAAGACACCAGGAGTATATTTCATAAGACAACCAATCAGACAAGAGGTCAGTGTGGTCTGTACCTGAGGGTCGAGGGAGGGCAGGGAAGGAGGGGGCATGGCTATGATTTCCCATAGCCGAGGAAAGAGAGCCTGGACGTTGTCTTTCTATACCACTCAGTAGAgagtctaagagagagagagagagagagagagagagagagagagagagagagatgagacaaggaaagagaggacagagacaaagagaaggAGACGGGgagaataacagagagagagagagaaagatagcgaGACAGACATAACAATAGAGAGAagtggaaagagaaagaaaaaacagGGTCAAATCATGTTGCCTCAGGTGCCATTATTCATAGTACCAAAAAAAGATGGTGAACAGTTCTACCTTTCATAGGGGGATCTCTGAAGCTCTGGGAGCGCGAGGGAGCACGGGCAGTGAACACGTCAGCCCTCATGTCCGCAGGGGAGATAGCGGGGACTCTGTCCCCCCAGGACGAGAGCTGGGACTGGAGGAGAGGCTAGACAGGGAGGGAACAAGACAGTCACCACACAGTGGGTGGGTGTATTTCCCCTCTGTGTTACATATCCTCATATAACCCTTCATTTATTATGAATCACTTTATCTTTGATGTGGAGACGACCTGGAGtgggttctctctgtgtgtcgtaTGACCTCACAGTattcacctctctctacctctattactcttgtccacagtaacacctctctctgcctatatcttttcctctttctctctgtctatcactctccctccccttctctatctcacgctctctctctttcttcacctTCTCTGATTTAATTCGATTCAATGCAGTTTTACTGACAGGAAATacagctctgcctctctctctctcatttcctcaaTCTCTCGGAGGTGTTATGTATCTCACCAGTGTGCGTAACAGTCTGGCTGAGGGGGGCATGGCGTGGGACTGGGCCTGGGCGGGTGTGGGGCCGTGAGAGATGGGTAAGGCCTGTACCCCAGGAGGGCTCCAGggtccctctacctccctcctgtTCTTGTTCTTCGAAAAATGCCTGGAAATAGTTACATGTTGCTGTGACTACGTTTGAGGAAGAGATTCTATCTCAAtgaaactaaactaaactaaaaaagAAGATTTTCTCACGGTAAGTAAATGCACTGCCctaaaaattccacaaattctgGTCAATGTGCAATTACAAATGATTTACTATGGAGCTTTGATCAGATTAGTTCAGAGAAGGTGAGATATGACATATGGATATCTTTCTGAATATATGATGATAATATTTCATATTTATTGATTTCCTCACCATTTCTTCTTCTGGTATTTGTCCTGGAGGAACTCCTTCAGTTTCTGGGAGTCCCTTGTGTCGAAACAACCTTCTGTCTTTGGATCAAAGGCACACAGCCAGGTcctcctccccacctacacacacacgcacacacatgcacgcacgcacgcatgcatacacacacacacacacacacacacacacacacacacacacacacacacacacacacacacaatgatacaGAACATAAACAATACACATGCCTTCCACACATTAATTACATGTTTTAGTCACAGTACTGCATCTCACTGACATGAAAATGAATCACCAAGATGATTAATCATGACTAAATCTGACTGAAATATCCAGACTTTTCTACCTGATATTTGCGTTAGAGCAATGAATCAGACACTCatgcatacactcacacacacaaaaatgcaaTTATTGGGCATAAGCAAtgcattagacacacacacacacacacccacacacacacacacacacacacacacacacacacgaggtggTTTGGGTGTAACTGTGATGTTGCGTTCTGTTCACTGCACAAATTGGGCAGAGCAGCTAAATTCCTCCAGAAACCGTCTGCAACCACCAAAACAGTGCCATTATCTGGTCTGACTGATAAAGGAGGGGGGCATCAAGCATCCCCTTTTATCTCAAAAAGAGGGATAAGAAAATAGAGGAGATTCTACAACAGACTGGTCTAGAGAGGTGAGGGTTTGGATCTAATATTGTCTAGTTcacataaaaaaaactattatggGAGATGGATAAATCTACCTCACGTCGCCTCAATCCCTCTCAGGGTGGCCTCGGTAAAAGGATGTACATGTATCATTTATGATATCTATTTATAATACCTATGGTATATAATCTATTATTGCTCTATTTATCCTGGAACATCAAAAATGTATAGAATATTGAATGTTACGATTCCAAGTATGCATCACAATTGTGTTTTGTTCACCTTTTCCTGACGTTAAAATATTGAAGTCTCCAGCGGAGCACTGAAAAGAATTGTAATGAGGAAGGTGAAATATAGTTGGAATACTGTTAGGTCCCGCCTACAAGCCCAGCTGACTGTCAATAATGGATGCGGCCCGTTTGTCACTCACCTCGTTGCCATGGTTTTGCAGAAACTCCACTTCCTGTTGGGAGAAGGTTGTCATGGAGATAGACTTGACTCTGTGGGGAGGGTTGAGTCCTCTCCTGAGGCAGAGAGATtggaaaaaagaagaaaaaacaataaATGAGAGATGGAAGATGTGTAAAAGTGGGCACTTCACATTTGCTCTGCCTATAATCACATAAATCACTGAAGAGGAACACTCATGATAGAGAATTGAAGAGGAATGGGATGTAAGGGGGATTTAAAGTGTTCGAGAAATGGATGCCATGACAGGTGACTGTGAGAAAATGCGAAAATTGTCATAGTGCAaatgtatct contains:
- the agfg2 gene encoding arf-GAP domain and FG repeat-containing protein 2 isoform X1 is translated as MSNRKHRDSQEICARKVRELAQAVVNKHCFECSQPGVTYIDITVGCFVCTSCSGMLRGLNPPHRVKSISMTTFSQQEVEFLQNHGNEVGRRTWLCAFDPKTEGCFDTRDSQKLKEFLQDKYQKKKWHFSKNKNRREVEGPWSPPGVQALPISHGPTPAQAQSHAMPPSARLLRTLPLLQSQLSSWGDRVPAISPADMRADVFTARAPSRSQSFRDPPMKDSLLSGIERQRPGSLSSAMGNHSHAPSFPALPRPSASSTFKNNFTLGRTVASSGGSAPFRAFPKSLSVDFGGLSQQHSRSALSVAPPAPGPNTHTDHQDRYAALSQLNSVFPDTSPGPATGPGLTAPPGGLRQYNTLFGKRLSSSSTPASSPGVDAVTGSQTFANFPNPFSSCSSSQQQPALSPSNPFHSSTSGGDSSGFVASPTSVFPPSATFPAPTTQNAFPHEHANKQETNGFASFPAPDSQPKVPCPMSVNPFTGNVYPSRGMSRNPFI
- the agfg2 gene encoding arf-GAP domain and FG repeat-containing protein 2 isoform X2, whose amino-acid sequence is MSNRKHRDSQEICARKVRELAQAVVNKHCFECSQPGVTYIDITVGCFVCTSCSGMLRGLNPPHRVKSISMTTFSQQEVEFLQNHGNEVGRRTWLCAFDPKTEGCFDTRDSQKLKEFLQDKYQKKKWHFSKNKNRREVEGPWSPPGVQALPISHGPTPAQAQSHAMPPSARLLRTLPLLQSQLSSWGDRVPAISPADMRADVFTARAPSRSQSFRDPPMKDSLLSGIERQRPGSLSSAMGNHSHAPSFPALPRPSGRTVASSGGSAPFRAFPKSLSVDFGGLSQQHSRSALSVAPPAPGPNTHTDHQDRYAALSQLNSVFPDTSPGPATGPGLTAPPGGLRQYNTLFGKRLSSSSTPASSPGVDAVTGSQTFANFPNPFSSCSSSQQQPALSPSNPFHSSTSGGDSSGFVASPTSVFPPSATFPAPTTQNAFPHEHANKQETNGFASFPAPDSQPKVPCPMSVNPFTGNVYPSRGMSRNPFI